GCACAGCTTATATAAGTCAGCCTTAACAACCCCTTGGTTATCCATCCAGTAGCGAAGGGCCTTATTTCTAATGAATTGGGCAGTGCGAATGGCATCATCAAGAGCTTGGTATTGCTCCAGGGTTCCGTTTAGTAGCTTGGTTTCTCTGACTATCATGCCCGTATTTTATCACGGAATATTGCACATAAAACAATATTAGAAAATATAAAGCCGTCCTTCTAGGACGGGGCTTTTACCCATTTTTTCGGTAAAATTAGGGGGTGTTTTACAGTCAATTGACTTTGGCGATCGCGAAGCTCCTCTGAAGCAGGCTCAGGTAGTGCCACACAGTGAAAGACTCAAAAGCGATGGCTACGCCCCTTCAGGCATCGCACTACAATATCTGATAAGATTCCATTGGTTACAGCGTCCAATCTGCAACAGCTAATCTGGGTACTAAACCAAAATCTCGTTGGTTACGGGTAACGACTGTGGCATTAAGAGATAATGCGATTGCAGCTATTCGCATATCTTTTTGCAGGCGATTTTTTCGCAGGGGAGGATTCTCTTTCAGCAGGTTTTTGAGACAGTCATCAGCTAGGGGTGTGAAATCTAGGATCTCAACTGTTTGGAGATATTTGACTGTTGTCCAAAGTTTTGAGTAGAGTGCGGGGAGATTATCCACTGCTGAGGGATCGTTAATTCTACCAATCCAGACGTTGAAAAGTTCTTGAACCGTAATTATCGTCACAGCAATTTGATGTAGAGAAGCGTTGGCGGTAACTTGGGGATGATTGCAAAGAATCAGTGAAACATGGTCGGTATCGAGAATATATCGAGACACAATCAGCTTCCTCTACAAGTAGTATGAAGAGTCAACTTCAGTGTCATCATCTGAGGTTCGCTCGGCTCGAATTTCATCCATAATTTCCTGAAAATCTGAATCGTCTTGAAAGACACCAGCAAATTGCATCCAAGTAGGTGGTGAAGCGTCAAGTGACACATTCCAGGAAATAGCTTCGATGTGGGTGAGTCGTTCTAAAAAGGTGGTTTGCAGTTGGGAAATTGCTTCTTCTCTTGTTTGTGCTTCAACTCGAAAGTTGGGAAACTCAAAAATAGATGCGACAAACTGACCGTTTTCGAGGGTTTCTACTAGTAATGTCACCTTCAGGTTAGCCGATGGCTGGGATTGCAGTACATTTAGATTGATGACCATGTTTGAAACACTTAAGTGTCTTTCTCATTGTACCGTAGTCAATCCACAGAAATGCCCCAGAGAATTTGGGATGAGTAGAATTTTGTCGGGTAGTGTTCCGTGCAAATCCACCCTGATTAGGGACTTCCAACAAATAAATTATCCAATCTTGTGGGGTGGACATCCAGCCATTGGCTTGGGGCGGGCGAGACGCCCACCCCACAAGAAGTAGAAGAATTTTAATATTTGCTTAAGCCGATAAATTAAGTAGGTATTACCCTCAAAACTAATCAAACAGACCACTACTTATTCATGACAATAATTTCTCCCTTCTTATTAATCTGAACTTGGTTTTTCGGAAAATCTTGCTTATTCAAATAACGCAAAAGTCCCACAGTCCGGAAATTTTGATCGATGTAAGGAATACCCTGCTTATTTAAATGAACGGGGATAATTTTACTGTAAATCAAATCTCCTTGTGAGTTCAATTTCACTTCTAAAATCATTGAATAACCAGTTTCTTGGGCTGTCGATAAAGTCCTGTATCCCAGAAAATTACCCAAAGAATAGGCAATAAGTTTATCTTTATAAATTTCCACCGCTCTGGGAACGTGAGGTCCATGTCCGATGACTAAATCTGCCCCCATATCAATCATTGTCCGGGCAAATTGCATCGAATTGCCTCGGTTTTCTCCATAAAAAAACTCAGTTTCATTCTTAACATGCAGCGCCCCCGTACCTTCGGCGCCTACCTGCATCGATACGACGACAATATTGGCGTTATTTTTAGCTTTTGTCACCAGCGCTTTAGCCGCTTCTAAATCATGGACAGAATTATACATATCATAAGTAGTAAATCCAATCATCGCCACGGTCATATTATTAGCATCTAGATACAGGATTTGATTTTTATGCCCTAATGTTTCAATACCAACCGCCTCCAGATTTGTCACTGTATCTTTAAACCCCACCGGACCAAAATCCATTGCATGGTTGTTCGCCAAATTGAACACATCAAAGCCAACATCAGCAAACAACCGAGCATAAGACGGTGGCGACCGAAAAGCAAAAATTTGCCCTTGGCTCATATCTTTGGAACTGTAGGGATATGTAGTTAAACTACTTTCAAAGTTACCAAACAAAATATCAGCGCCATGCAGATAACCTCGAACAGATTTGGGCAGCAGTTGATCACGAAAGCGTGGCAATCTGTAGTCAGGGAAATTAGTACCGGGAATTACATCCCCAACAGCTTTAATGGTGATAGTATCTGTAGGGTTTTGGTCGTCATCAGGCGCAACAAACGGAAATGGTAAAGGTTTGTTATGTGTCGTAGCGGCGTCAGAACGCTGCAATTGCCCAAACCTGATGATAATTCCAATACTAATACCTAGACAAAAACAAATACTGACAAAACCCAATGAAAATAGCCTTCCTAGCCTCTGATGAGCCATTGTGTATTCCTCACACGATGGCATTAGTGTATCCTACAAATTCTTGATAGCGGTATATATTGTGGCGCTGCAATGATTCGTCTCGTTCCCAGCCTCAGCACTGGGAATCTATTCTAAAAGGCTAAAACCTACCATATCTTTTTCCGAGAAAATCTGGTAATGTAGTTTAAAATGCAGTTAATTAACCAAAAGTCTGATTTGTAACTCCGTTTTTCACAGTCACGAAGTGAAAACTTTGGTGATCGCCATCCCCGCTGTACTCCAGAGTATCAGCAAGCTATGCCTAGCGTCCGCACCAGAAGGCATCGCAAAAATTTTCGGTCTGCCGAAACTCCGTACTCCGAAGAAATTATGACACAAAAAACAACCTTGGGGTATCAGAGTACTAGTTCAGGTTTAAATTAACTTCACTAAAAATTTAAATTAATTAAGTAAATCTCTCGTGGAAAATTAAGTTTTTCTCCGAAAATAAGAATGTAGAGGAACTTGAATATTTACGTGTAGTCAAGATTAAAATGTTTAGACAGTACTTTAGCAATCTTAGTCTCAGAGTCTCAAGTAAATATGCTTAATACAGATTTGCGGAAATCCCTCACCCAGTCAGTTATGGGTGTGGCTTTGTTAACGTCTGTCAATATCGCTGTGCCATGTGCCAGCCTAGCTCAGAGACCACCAGTAGTACCTAATAGACAACCAGTATTACCTACTACACAAACAATCACACCTGTTAACCAACCAGTACCAATAAGTAAATTACTTGATACTAACTATACTTTGGGCGGGGGAGATATTATACGTGTAAATGTATTTGAAGTACCGGAATATACAGGAGAATACGCTATTCCCCCTGGTGGAGCGATCAACTTACCTTTAATTGGCAGCGTATCACTGCTGGGGCTAACAACCGAACAGTCCGCTGACGAAATTTCCCGAAGATACGCCCGCTTTCTCAAGCGTCCGCTGATCTCAGTCAACCTGTTAGCGCCTCGTCCCATCAATATTTATGTCGCTGGAGAGGTGACACGTCCAGGGGCTTACACCCTCAGCTTACAAGGAGGCGCGGGGAACCAGCCAGGGGTACAATACCCAACTGTATTAGCTGGACTAACGATAGCTCAAGGTGTGACACTGGCAGCGGATGTAACTCAAGTTCAACTACGACGCAAGATAGGACGCTCTTCAGAACAAACTGTCAGCATCAATTTAAAGGAATTCATCCAAACAGGTAGGCTATCACAAGATATTACCTTAAGGGATGGCGACACAATAGTTGTGCCCACTGCTACCACATTTAACATAGCAGAAGCACGGAATCTATTCTCAGCTAACTTTGCCGCCGATATCACAAGACCCCGTACGGTAGCAATAATTGGTGAGGTTAACCGTCCTGGCTCGTATCTTGTGAGCGCAGGTACATCAGGAGGACAAGACGGTGGAGCCGTTGGTGTTGGTCTGCCAAATATAACACGGGCAATTCAACTAGCTGGGGGAATTACGCCACAAGCTGATATTCGGAATCTCAAACTACGCCGACCCACACGTACCGGCACAGAACAAACTATAGATATCAATCTTTGGCAACTTTTGCAGAGTGGAGATCTCAATCAAGACATAATTGTCCAAGACGGAGATACCGTAGTTGTACCGACAGCAACTGAGATTAACGTATCAGAAGCTACTCAATTAGCTACTACTACTTTATCGCCCACAAGAATTCAAGTTGGTGTGGTAGGCGAAGTGAAAAAACCAGGGCCTGTAGAACTACAACCGAATAGCTCCTTAAATCAAGCACTACTGGCGGCTGGTGGTTTTAACGATTCTAGAGCTAAAAGCGGTGCTGTAGATTTGATTCGTCTTAACCCTAACGGTTCTGTCACCAAACGGATAGTACAAGTAGATTTCGCCCAGGGAATTAACGAGCAAACAAATCCCATACTCCGCAATAATGATGTTGTGGTAGTCAGCCGCAATGGCATAACTAGGACTAGTGATACCTTAAGCACAATAGCAAGTCCTTTAGGTATTGTTGTGAACTTGTTTAGGTTATTCGGATTCCAATTCTAGTTTAACTGGGGACACTTCGGCAAGCTCAGTGCATCGCTGGGGATTGGGAGCGGTATGGATGGAGATTTAAACCCGATCCGCAAGAGTCAAAAAATCTCCTCCCAATCCCCTTTTCCCGTCTCCAGGCTGCTGATCATCCGCTGGTTTAGAGAAAATGGCAGATTCTATGCAATTTCAGCTTGGGAAACATCGGCGTAAAGCACTACAAGGATTACTCTTCAGCTTGACCTTGGCTGTGGGTTGGGGTCTGGGAATTCCCTCTACTTTAGCAGCGTCCAAGATAACTATCCGTTTAGGACCATTTCAGCAAGCGATCGCCATCGCCGATTTAGAAAAGTTTGCCAAAACAGGTAAACTACCAGATAGCCTACAAATCTATAGCTCCTTTTTGACGCCCCAAATCCGAGAATTGCTCAATCGGCGTCTACAAGTAGATCCAGCGGTGGCTGATAAATTCGTTGCAGAACTCATGCGATCGCCTGCTGGTAATCAATTAATTACATCATTAGGTGTGGCTATACCAGGTAGTACGGTAGAAACCCTCCAGACAGCCCTCAACCTGGGCTTACGTCAAGTTAACGGTTTAACTGTAGTTGGGTTCTTGCAAGCCTATCCAGGAGACAATGTAACTGTAGATGCAAGTAAAGCTCTGCAAATAGCCCTCCAATTCAATACCAATAACTTGCAAAGTCAAGCTATTGGCGCTTTGTTATCGCGAGAACTATTAGTCAACAGCAACACAAAATTTCAACCCAGTTTCGATCCAGCTGCTGTTGGTAAGGAAGCCTTTCAGCAGCAAACACTCACTCTCCAAGACCGACAACGGAACCGCGTCATCCCTGTAGACATTTATTGGGGTAAAGGTGACGCACAAGCACCACTTGTTGTTATTTCCCACGGCTTTGGCGCCAATCGCAAATTTTTTAGCTATTTGGCGCGTCATCTAGCTTCCCAGGGGATCAC
The Gloeotrichia echinulata CP02 DNA segment above includes these coding regions:
- a CDS encoding type II toxin-antitoxin system VapC family toxin, producing MSRYILDTDHVSLILCNHPQVTANASLHQIAVTIITVQELFNVWIGRINDPSAVDNLPALYSKLWTTVKYLQTVEILDFTPLADDCLKNLLKENPPLRKNRLQKDMRIAAIALSLNATVVTRNQRDFGLVPRLAVADWTL
- a CDS encoding CapA family protein: MAHQRLGRLFSLGFVSICFCLGISIGIIIRFGQLQRSDAATTHNKPLPFPFVAPDDDQNPTDTITIKAVGDVIPGTNFPDYRLPRFRDQLLPKSVRGYLHGADILFGNFESSLTTYPYSSKDMSQGQIFAFRSPPSYARLFADVGFDVFNLANNHAMDFGPVGFKDTVTNLEAVGIETLGHKNQILYLDANNMTVAMIGFTTYDMYNSVHDLEAAKALVTKAKNNANIVVVSMQVGAEGTGALHVKNETEFFYGENRGNSMQFARTMIDMGADLVIGHGPHVPRAVEIYKDKLIAYSLGNFLGYRTLSTAQETGYSMILEVKLNSQGDLIYSKIIPVHLNKQGIPYIDQNFRTVGLLRYLNKQDFPKNQVQINKKGEIIVMNK
- a CDS encoding SLBB domain-containing protein, whose translation is MLNTDLRKSLTQSVMGVALLTSVNIAVPCASLAQRPPVVPNRQPVLPTTQTITPVNQPVPISKLLDTNYTLGGGDIIRVNVFEVPEYTGEYAIPPGGAINLPLIGSVSLLGLTTEQSADEISRRYARFLKRPLISVNLLAPRPINIYVAGEVTRPGAYTLSLQGGAGNQPGVQYPTVLAGLTIAQGVTLAADVTQVQLRRKIGRSSEQTVSINLKEFIQTGRLSQDITLRDGDTIVVPTATTFNIAEARNLFSANFAADITRPRTVAIIGEVNRPGSYLVSAGTSGGQDGGAVGVGLPNITRAIQLAGGITPQADIRNLKLRRPTRTGTEQTIDINLWQLLQSGDLNQDIIVQDGDTVVVPTATEINVSEATQLATTTLSPTRIQVGVVGEVKKPGPVELQPNSSLNQALLAAGGFNDSRAKSGAVDLIRLNPNGSVTKRIVQVDFAQGINEQTNPILRNNDVVVVSRNGITRTSDTLSTIASPLGIVVNLFRLFGFQF